In one Zobellia galactanivorans genomic region, the following are encoded:
- a CDS encoding DoxX family protein, whose amino-acid sequence MKTQQSIYWSALLVLTGIMLFSVYKYFTQYEMISGFFEHLNYPTYLIYPLAIAKILGLIAIWGNFSPWLKEWAYAGFFFDTLLAFFAHYITDGHNYLFAFIGLIATLSAYFMGRELRP is encoded by the coding sequence ATGAAAACACAACAATCAATTTACTGGTCAGCCCTTTTGGTTTTGACTGGAATAATGCTGTTTTCGGTATATAAATATTTCACTCAGTACGAAATGATATCCGGCTTTTTTGAACACCTAAACTATCCCACCTATCTTATTTACCCTTTGGCCATCGCTAAAATATTAGGCCTTATAGCCATATGGGGCAATTTCTCGCCTTGGCTTAAAGAATGGGCCTATGCCGGTTTCTTTTTTGATACGCTTTTGGCGTTCTTTGCACATTATATAACCGACGGCCATAATTATCTTTTCGCCTTTATCGGGCTTATAGCCACATTGAGCGCATATTTTATGGGCAGAGAGTTACGACCTTAA